From the genome of Paraburkholderia flava, one region includes:
- the betI gene encoding transcriptional regulator BetI, with amino-acid sequence MPKLGMREVRRAQLIDATLLTIDQAGLSGTTLASVAQRANISTGIVSHYFGDKDGLLEATMRHILRDLWAATTRRRIAAKAQPRARLRAIVAANFDVSQVSGPVMKTWLAFWTESMHEPTLRRLQRVNTRRLYSNLCAEFAKELPRGAARRAASGLAAMIDGLWLRGALSGDPFDTRAALRLANDYIDMLLVRTA; translated from the coding sequence ATGCCCAAACTCGGCATGCGCGAAGTACGCCGCGCACAACTGATCGACGCCACGCTGCTCACGATCGATCAGGCGGGCCTGTCGGGCACGACGCTCGCTTCGGTTGCACAGCGCGCGAATATTTCGACGGGTATCGTCAGCCACTATTTCGGCGACAAGGATGGGCTGCTCGAAGCGACGATGCGCCACATCCTGCGCGATCTGTGGGCCGCGACGACGCGCCGCCGTATCGCCGCGAAAGCGCAGCCTCGCGCGAGGCTGCGCGCAATCGTCGCCGCGAATTTCGACGTGTCGCAGGTCAGCGGCCCGGTGATGAAGACGTGGCTCGCGTTCTGGACCGAGAGCATGCACGAGCCGACGCTGCGTCGCTTGCAGCGCGTGAACACACGGCGCCTGTATTCGAATCTGTGCGCCGAATTCGCGAAGGAATTGCCGCGCGGCGCGGCACGTCGTGCGGCGAGCGGTCTTGCCGCGATGATCGACGGGTTGTGGCTGCGCGGCGCGCTGTCCGGCGATCCGTTCGACACACGTGCGGCATTGCGTCTCGCGAACGATTACATCGACATGCTGCTTGTGCGTACTGCCTGA